Proteins found in one Syntrophobacterales bacterium genomic segment:
- the cas5c gene encoding type I-C CRISPR-associated protein Cas5c, with translation MEARRNTVQFKVYGRYALFSDPITRPGGEKFSYQAPTYQALKGITESVYWKPTFIWYIDAVRVIKRIQTESKGIRPIKMNGGNDLAYYTYLRDVEYQVSAHFEWNVHRLDLVNDRDEHKHHNIARRCVEQGGRRDVFLGTRECQAYVEPCAFGEGEGFYDRYGLIDFGMMFHGFDYPDETGRNELGVRLWRQSMTDGVIEFEMPESVERRRVVREYGHGYSFKQFKEGENFSLELVQ, from the coding sequence ATGGAAGCAAGGCGAAACACGGTGCAATTCAAGGTCTATGGCAGGTATGCGCTGTTCTCAGACCCCATAACCCGCCCTGGCGGCGAGAAGTTCAGTTATCAGGCACCGACATACCAGGCGCTGAAAGGGATTACCGAAAGTGTGTACTGGAAGCCGACGTTTATCTGGTACATCGACGCAGTGCGCGTTATAAAGCGCATTCAAACCGAGAGTAAGGGGATCCGTCCAATCAAAATGAACGGAGGCAATGATCTCGCGTACTACACCTACCTTCGAGACGTTGAGTATCAGGTTTCGGCGCATTTCGAGTGGAATGTACATCGTCTCGATTTGGTGAATGACCGGGATGAGCACAAGCACCACAACATTGCGCGGCGCTGTGTTGAGCAGGGCGGACGCCGCGATGTGTTTCTCGGCACGCGAGAGTGTCAGGCATACGTCGAACCGTGTGCGTTCGGCGAGGGTGAGGGCTTTTATGACCGCTATGGCTTGATCGACTTTGGGATGATGTTTCACGGTTTTGACTATCCGGACGAAACCGGCAGGAATGAACTTGGCGTGCGGCTTTGGCGGCAGTCCATGACAGATGGTGTGATCGAATTTGAAATGCCCGAAAGTGTCGAGAGGCGCCGTGTCGTCCGCGAGTACGGTCATGGATACAGTTTCAAACAGTTTAAGGAAGGGGAGAATTTCAGCCTTGAGTTGGTTCAGTAA
- the cas8c gene encoding type I-C CRISPR-associated protein Cas8c/Csd1, whose product MSWFSNLVETYEGVLDIVGAADGKGNVLLPPNHMAAKTDICVTLDGNGHFRRAEKSSQTIMIPRTEDSSVRTSGIEPHPLHDQLGYLALNAKKREKYLTQLEKWSDCHPKVTAVYEYILGGTLLNDLQNTGIQTEDKLFVRFRVEISDDFTPDLWKDRSVARAWRNYLADTQSEDNTLCYATGEVARPIYKHPKGINPSVNGAKLISCNDEINYTYKGRFNKPEQANAISADASHKAHAMLKYLISTQRSKCDTQAVVAWAIGDGSTQPDPFKNSKDLYGIYANSNETESDKCIEIHSKLATDYAKKLGAALRGKGSAKNIDNKNMVRLVAVMAVDAATTGRMGITFYQELPENEYIERVITWHESCCWWFRWENRDYISAPSVDRIIAAVYGEPKGTSYKKIQKQAREKLLHCIVCGEPIDRGWVSATVARVSNPFSYDKGGSGWDKSEWEDAVSVTCAVVRKYYSQKKEEFSLELEKERADRDYLFGRLLAVADRLESHARHLQHLQTKGDDDIDKNDTDKCQTNGDDDTDKRPTNAVRYMPAFAAKPVRTWKLIFDQLNPYMQRMNGAEWYQQQIDEIMSLFDQEEFTDSTLSGKYLLGYSLQRRALRLRPKNKKRGRSQ is encoded by the coding sequence TTGAGTTGGTTCAGTAATTTAGTCGAAACGTATGAAGGGGTCTTGGATATCGTCGGTGCGGCGGATGGAAAGGGAAATGTTCTGTTACCGCCGAACCACATGGCGGCAAAGACGGACATTTGCGTTACTCTTGATGGAAATGGTCATTTTCGTCGGGCGGAAAAGTCTTCCCAGACGATCATGATTCCGCGTACAGAAGATTCATCCGTGCGAACATCTGGCATTGAGCCGCACCCGCTTCACGACCAGCTTGGCTACCTTGCATTAAACGCAAAAAAGCGTGAAAAGTATCTTACGCAACTGGAGAAGTGGAGCGATTGTCATCCAAAAGTCACGGCGGTATATGAATACATCTTGGGCGGGACTTTGCTGAACGATTTGCAAAACACAGGAATCCAAACGGAAGATAAACTGTTCGTCCGCTTCAGAGTGGAAATTTCGGATGATTTTACACCCGACCTATGGAAAGATAGAAGTGTCGCAAGGGCATGGCGGAATTATTTAGCCGACACACAATCGGAAGACAATACACTATGTTATGCGACAGGCGAGGTTGCCCGTCCGATATACAAACACCCAAAAGGCATCAATCCGTCTGTGAACGGAGCAAAGCTCATCAGCTGCAATGATGAAATAAATTATACGTACAAAGGGCGTTTCAACAAACCGGAACAAGCCAACGCTATCAGCGCGGATGCAAGCCATAAGGCGCACGCCATGTTGAAGTACCTGATTTCCACGCAGAGGAGCAAATGTGACACGCAAGCTGTTGTCGCCTGGGCGATTGGTGATGGAAGCACACAGCCGGATCCATTTAAAAATTCCAAAGATTTATATGGTATATATGCGAATAGTAATGAAACCGAATCGGACAAGTGTATAGAAATACACAGTAAACTTGCGACTGACTACGCTAAGAAATTGGGCGCCGCACTGCGCGGCAAAGGCAGCGCCAAAAACATTGATAACAAAAACATGGTGCGACTTGTTGCGGTTATGGCGGTGGATGCCGCGACGACAGGGCGCATGGGGATCACCTTCTATCAGGAACTACCCGAAAACGAATACATTGAGCGTGTGATCACTTGGCACGAGTCCTGCTGTTGGTGGTTTCGCTGGGAAAACCGAGACTATATCTCTGCGCCGAGCGTAGACCGAATCATAGCGGCGGTATACGGTGAGCCAAAGGGTACGAGTTATAAGAAAATTCAGAAACAGGCCCGTGAAAAACTGTTGCACTGTATCGTATGTGGCGAACCAATTGATCGTGGCTGGGTATCAGCCACTGTTGCACGGGTGAGCAATCCGTTTTCCTACGATAAGGGCGGCAGCGGTTGGGACAAGAGTGAGTGGGAAGACGCGGTAAGCGTTACATGCGCTGTCGTGCGAAAATATTACAGCCAAAAAAAGGAGGAATTTTCATTGGAACTCGAGAAGGAACGCGCTGACCGGGATTATCTCTTTGGCAGGCTTCTCGCGGTTGCCGACAGGCTAGAAAGCCACGCGCGGCACCTGCAGCATCTGCAAACAAAAGGAGACGACGACATTGACAAGAACGACACGGACAAGTGTCAGACGAATGGAGACGACGATACAGACAAGCGCCCAACGAACGCTGTGCGGTATATGCCCGCCTTTGCGGCAAAGCCGGTGCGGACATGGAAGCTTATTTTCGATCAGCTGAATCCGTACATGCAGCGGATGAACGGTGCGGAGTGGTATCAGCAGCAAATTGATGAAATTATGAGCCTATTCGACCAGGAGGAGTTTACCGACAGCACTTTGTCTGGGAAATACCTGCTCGGATATTCACTGCAACGCAGAGCCCTGCGACTGCGACCCAAAAACAAAAAGAGGGGAAGAAGCCAATGA